One window of the Anopheles cruzii chromosome 2, idAnoCruzAS_RS32_06, whole genome shotgun sequence genome contains the following:
- the LOC128278657 gene encoding uncharacterized protein LOC128278657, whose product MELLTRRLQKSYKKNPGSGTEGYLNQLRLSTLYFSRLAATGKRFEIGVEVATAGKFDDILMYLVDERQYCLVQAKHKQDESKRITLDDLLKTTTEYSLPKYFDSFLGLQQEDYCREGQLRYIVIYTNLNVDEHVMKVIERVHQSPIAGDTFLDTLNVRCNGKEPTLYRFNTDNSQFIESLIDRISPICEVARKLAEQLVQRKKISINPNGVFHEFHALLARDVFDLDRQLFREDFLAGGLSGCVDKFRHLLERTLRAMLKLESDFSITDLNALIGAGKLKLLFEPGFLCKPPVPSSKEWADYRAGRTEVVEFFQHLILAADQPNFIELEAITKVEVFGLREYVDECMQVVFDQVDRWIRDGEGVFLGATDWHRICDDSRARITGKKWLLKSEEYQKTNPATGYLFERNSLLGPVQEFLGSTQHDTLLLVAAYKAEVSAARMLQVLGTLRTQFVVFDAHCFRDIEDLESCIPFVRHLSADRLIVVVFGEQCCQSVTKNVRYKFKGLTKAKTVYIIAASGQDWLEEIKLVYRDVFELADMAAKSRRQLLEKKITLQTREVRLVDVMSEEDALQLLDMEIISQLLTNQLDPVAYSFKYQRALQGRYFARTLHSDHSWMDEAEFDRLVPCNRVVILSDGPGMGKTTFLQRFIDRLSSALPDHVICLMHLKFYTETIEEITQLNADTLSVEDAIWHVTKCFFAESTRFGQVLFRNAILNTGKLIVLVDGYDSVIWRYKKSVVRACQLFLRPPFQIRNLLLATRPHELDYLRAALPSAKIVSLRPFGELQCVDFLSHRLSSSEDDHSEAYRLLRHLAATYGDWVAGNPFQLKLLADLYQQRPEAFRCFGGLLELYLERQFYASNQRAIQIMGIGQQRMAAETLKRAAHDSHRELASALTFFPGRPVHMAPFTYLLDIGMIIFEDGRVRFEHRVVQEYFAAEALMVRFDDDDQQLRAVLADPANRFLHRFLDYHLAKEKNAPYRDRFRRYTSEARPGPANSSQPPPTMAVNQINDK is encoded by the exons ATGGAGCTACTAACACGG CGTTTGCAGAAgtcatacaaaaaaaatccaggCTCCGGCACGGAGGGTTACCTGAACCAGTTGCGTCTGTCAACCCTCTACTTCTCGCGGCTGGCCGCGACCGGCAAGCGGTTCGAGATCGGCGTTGAGGTGGCTACGGCGGGCAAGTTCGATGACATCTTGATGTATCTGGTCGACGAGCGGCAGTACTgtctggtgcaggccaaacACAAGCAGGACGAATCGAAGCGCATCACGCTGGATGACCTGCTGAAAACGACCACCGAGTACAGCTTGCCGAAGTACTTCGACTCATTCCTGGGCCTCCAGCAGGAAGACTACTGCCGCGAGGGACAGCTACGGTACATCGTCATCTACACGAACCTCAACGTGGACGAGCACGTGATGAAGGTAATCGAACGGGTTCACcaatcgccgatcgccggcgACACGTTTCTTGACACGCTTAATGTGCGGTGCAACGGAAAGGAACCGACCCTTTATCGGTTCAACACCGACAACAGTCAGTTCATCGAGAGTCTGATCGACCGGATATCACCGATCTGCGAAGTGGCTCGTAAGTTGGCCGAGCAGCTGGTGCAACGGAAGAAAATCTCGATCAACCCGAACGGGGTGTTCCACGAGTTCCACGCGCTGCTGGCGCGGGACGTGTTCGATCTCGACCGCCAGCTGTTCCGGGAGGATTTCCTGGCCGGCGGCCTATCGGGGTGTGTGGACAAATTTCGGCACCTGCTCGAGCGAACCCTCCGAGCGATGCTGAAGCTAGAGTCGGACTTCTCGATCACCGACCTGAACGCGCTGATTGGGGCCGGCAAACTGAAGCTGCTGTTCGAGCCGGGATTCCTCTGCAAACCGCCGGTCCCCAGCAGCAAGGAGTGGGCGGACTACCGCGCTGGGCGGACCGAGGTGGTGGAGTTCTTCCAGCATCTCATCCTGGCCGCCGATCAGCCGAACTTCATCGAGCTGGAAGCGATCACGAAAGTGGAGGTGTTCGGATTGCGCGAGTACGTCGACGAGTGTATGCAGGTGGTGTTCGATCAGGTCGACCGCTGGATACGGGACGGCGAAGGTGTGTTTCTGGGTGCCACCGACTGGCACCGGATCTGTGACGACTCGCGGGCCCGCATCACGGGCAAGAAGTGGCTGCTCAAGTCGGAGGAGTACCAGAAGACGAATCCAGCCACGGGATACCTGTTCGAGCGCAACTCGCTGCTGGGTCCGGTGCAGGAGTTCCTGGGCTCGACCCAGCAcgacacgctgctgctggtggccgcctACAAGGCGGAAGTTAGTGCCGCTCGGATGCTACAGGTACTCGGAACGCTGCGAACCCAGTTCGTGGTGTTCGATGCGCACTGCTTCCGCGATATCGAAGACCTGGAAAGCTGCATCCCGTTCGTGCGCCACCTATCGGCTGACCGGCTGATTGTGGTCGTGTTCGGTGAGCAGTGTTGCCAGTCGGTGACGAAAAACGTGCGGTACAAGTTCAAAGGTCTGACGAAGGCCAAAACCGTCTACATTATTGCGGCGAGTGGACAGGACTGGCTGGAGGAGATCAAGCTCGTCTACCGGGATGTGTTCGAGCTGGCTGACATGGCGGCCAAGTCACGGCGCCagctgctggagaagaagaTCACACTTCAGACGCGCGAGGTTCGGCTAGTGGATGTGATGTCGGAGGAAGAtgcgctgcagctgctcgaTATGGAGATCATCTCACAGCTACTGACCAACCAGCTCGACCCGGTGGCGTACAGTTTCAAGTACCAGCGGGCGCTCCAGGGACGCTACTTTGCGCGGACACTGCACTCGGACCACTCCTGGATGGACGAGGCAGAGTTCGATCGGCTGGTGCCGTGCAACCGGGTAGTGATCCTGTCCGACGGCCCCGGGATGGGGAAGACCACCTTTCTGCAGCGGTTCATCGATCGGTTGTCTAGCGCGCTGCCCGACCACGTAATCTGCCTGATGCACCTTAAGTTCTACACCGAGACGATCGAGGAGATCACGCAGCTAAACGCCGACACGCTGAGCGTGGAGGACGCTATCTGGCACGTCACAAAGTGCTTCTTTGCCGAGAGCACCCGCTTCGGGCAGGTGCTGTTCCGCAACGCGATCCTCAACACCGGCAAGCTGATCGTGCTGGTCGACGGTTACGATAGCGTCATCTGGCGCTACAAGAAGTCGGTGGTGCGCGCCTGCCAGCTGTTTCTGCGGCCCCCGTTCCAGATCCgcaacctgctgctggcgacgcGTCCCCACGAGCTGGACTACCTCCGCGCGGCACTCCCGTCGGCGAAGATTGTTTCGCTGAGGCCGTTCGGCGAGCTTCAGTGCGTGGACTTCCTGAGCCACCGACTGAGTTCCTCGGAGGACGACCATTCGGAAGCGTACCGCTTGCTGCGTCACCTGGCCGCCACGTATGGCGACTGGGTCGCCGGCAACCCGTTCCAGTTGAAGCTCCTGGCGGACCTCTATCAGCAGCGACCGGAAGCGTTCCGGTGCTTCGGCGGACTCCTGGAGCTGTACCTCGAGCGCCAGTTCTACGCGTCGAACCAGCGCGCCATCCAGATCATGGGCATCGGCCAGCAGCGGATGGCGGCGGAAACGCTGAAGCGGGCCGCCCACGACAGTCACCGGGAGCTGGCCAGCGCACTTACGTTCTTCCCGGGGCGGCCGGTCCACATGGCCCCTTTCACTTACCTGCTCGACATCGGCATGATCATCTTCGAGGACGGCCGGGTCCGGTTCGAGCACCGAGTCGTCCAGGAGTACTTCGCGGCCGAAGCGCTGATGGTacgcttcgacgacgacgaccagcagcTCCGGGCGGTTCTGGCCGACCCGGCGAATCGCTTCCTGCACCGCTTCCTGGACTATCATCTGGCAAAGGAGAAAAATGCACCGTACCGGGATCGCTTCCGGCGCTACACTTCggaggcccggcccggcccggccaactcatcacagccgccgccgacgatggccgTTAATCAAATCAACGACAAATGA